The following nucleotide sequence is from Tardiphaga sp. 709.
TTCGTTTGTTTTTGCGTTTCAAACCCTGGAATTACTCGATCTCACTGCCGGGATCAGCCGCCGGTTCGATAGACCTGAATGTCGAGGTCGCGAATCTTCTTCCGCAGGGTGTTGCGGTTGAGGCCGAGCAGATCCGCAGCGCGGATCTGGTTGCCTCGGGTCGCGGCCAGTGCTGCGGTCAGCAGCGGTACCTCGATCTCGCGGAGAATGCGGTGATAGAGACCCGGCGGCGGCACGCCGTTCGGGAAACCGGAGAAGTGCGAGGACAGATAGACCTCGACGGCCCCACCGAGATTATCCACGCCAGTCGGCGCGCTACCACCCGAGGCCACAGCGGGCGGCGCCAGTTCGCCGTCGATCACCGAGCCGGTGATAACGTCCTGCGGATACAATGCCGCGAGGCGGCGTGCGAGGTTTTCGAGTTCGCGGACGTTGCCCGGCCAGCGATGCTGCTTCATGCGCTCGAGCGCCAGGGCGTCGAGCTTCTTCGGCGGCAGGCCATCCTTCTCCGCGAGTGCAAAGAAGTGGCGGATCAGATCGGGCAGATCCTCGATGCGCTCGCGCAGCGGCGGTAGCCGCAGCGGCACGACGTTGAGGCGGAAGAACAGATCCTCGCGGAACAGGCCCTGCTGGATCAGGATACGCAGATCCTTGTTGGAGGCGGCGACGATACGCACGTCGGTCTTGATCGGCGTGCGGCCGCCAACGGTCGTGTATTCGCCCTGCTGCAGCACGCGCAACAAACGTGTCTGGGCTTCCATCGGCATGTCGCCGATTTCGTCCAGAAACAGAGTGCCCCCTTCGGCCTGCTCGAAGCGGCCGGTGGCGCGGGCATTGGCGCCGGTGAAGGCGCCGCGCTCATGGCCGAACAATTCGGATTCGATAAGATCGCGCGGGATCGCCGCCATGTTGACCGCCACGAACGGGCCGTTGCGGCGCTTGCCGTAGTCGTGCAGCGCGCGGGCCACCAGTTCCTTGCCGGTGCCGGACTCGCCGGAGATCATCACCGTCAGATCGGTCTGCATCAGGCGGGCGAGGACGCGGTAGATTTCCTGCATCGCCGGCGAGCGGCCGACCAGCGGGATCGAGTCGAACTCGCCGTCATCGGCGTGGCTGGCGACACGCTCCTTCGGCTCCGCCAAAGCGCGGCCGACAATCGCGATCAGTTCCTTCAGATCGAACGGCTTCGGCAGATACTCATAGGCGCCGCGTTCCGACGCGCGGATCGCGGTCATGAAGGTGTTCTGCGCGCTCATCACGATAACCGGCAGATTGGGGCGCATCTTCTTGATACGCGGCAGCAGATCGAACGCGTTCTCGTCGGGCATCACCACGTCGGTGATCACAAGGTCGCCCTCGCCCTGGCTGACCCAGCGCCACAACGTGGCTGCGTTCCCGGTCAGGCGAACCTCATATCCGGCGCGCGACAGCGCCTGATTGAGGACGGTGCGGATCGCCGTATCATCGTCCGCAACCAGAAT
It contains:
- the ntrC gene encoding nitrogen regulation protein NR(I) translates to MAAGSILVADDDTAIRTVLNQALSRAGYEVRLTGNAATLWRWVSQGEGDLVITDVVMPDENAFDLLPRIKKMRPNLPVIVMSAQNTFMTAIRASERGAYEYLPKPFDLKELIAIVGRALAEPKERVASHADDGEFDSIPLVGRSPAMQEIYRVLARLMQTDLTVMISGESGTGKELVARALHDYGKRRNGPFVAVNMAAIPRDLIESELFGHERGAFTGANARATGRFEQAEGGTLFLDEIGDMPMEAQTRLLRVLQQGEYTTVGGRTPIKTDVRIVAASNKDLRILIQQGLFREDLFFRLNVVPLRLPPLRERIEDLPDLIRHFFALAEKDGLPPKKLDALALERMKQHRWPGNVRELENLARRLAALYPQDVITGSVIDGELAPPAVASGGSAPTGVDNLGGAVEVYLSSHFSGFPNGVPPPGLYHRILREIEVPLLTAALAATRGNQIRAADLLGLNRNTLRKKIRDLDIQVYRTGG